One part of the Lentimicrobium sp. L6 genome encodes these proteins:
- a CDS encoding SDR family oxidoreductase: protein MINIEGKTALITGSSRGVGQQIALGLAKKGCHIILHGRKKDSCKTSLELLKRYPIKVDIVYGELSEESQVKNIIKQVKNLNVKVDILYNNAAIMSPYHQDFWKHSWEEWSASFTVNVMAMYSLCAAFIPDMMEQNFGRVINLTSGIKDEPELAPYGASKWAVNKLTDDIASKLKDTAVKINTLDPGWLRTDLGGEFADHPVEAVLPGALAPALIGDDGPNGHFFSAIDHHMK from the coding sequence ATGATAAATATCGAGGGTAAAACAGCCCTCATTACTGGCTCCAGTAGAGGTGTCGGACAACAAATCGCTCTAGGATTAGCAAAAAAAGGATGTCACATTATTCTTCATGGAAGAAAAAAAGACAGCTGCAAAACAAGTCTAGAACTTTTGAAAAGGTATCCCATAAAGGTTGATATAGTTTATGGTGAATTGTCGGAGGAGTCGCAGGTGAAAAATATCATTAAGCAGGTAAAGAATTTGAATGTAAAAGTAGATATCTTGTATAATAATGCTGCCATCATGAGTCCTTATCATCAAGACTTTTGGAAGCACAGCTGGGAAGAATGGTCTGCATCCTTCACGGTAAATGTGATGGCCATGTATAGCCTTTGTGCAGCTTTTATCCCAGATATGATGGAACAAAACTTTGGGCGTGTGATTAATCTGACTTCTGGAATTAAAGATGAACCTGAATTGGCTCCATACGGTGCCTCCAAGTGGGCAGTAAATAAACTTACTGACGATATTGCCTCAAAACTGAAAGACACCGCTGTTAAAATCAACACTCTTGATCCAGGCTGGCTACGTACAGATTTAGGTGGAGAATTTGCTGACCATCCTGTAGAAGCAGTTTTACCCGGTGCATTAGCGCCTGCTTTAATAGGTGATGACGGCCCCAATGGACATTTTTTCTCAGCCATTGACCATCATATGAAATAG
- a CDS encoding HmuY family protein: protein MKNFKLVFIALISLVMVNTSCTKDEDEQVTPQSGDLKTGDVILSRKTDYGNDWIYYSFEEGKEVDSTNHNTSLTWDIAFNRYNVRTNGGESGSGQGGAYDAGEVDFTSVLEANETGYIVDDTILIVEAFTGQGVEYMTSTGNDAFKGCIEMTHGNQGPSYEANDHVYVIKTANGKYAKVWIKGYYSEGGASGFINMKYAFQAGDGRKFE, encoded by the coding sequence ATGAAAAATTTTAAATTAGTATTTATAGCTTTAATTAGCTTAGTGATGGTGAACACTTCTTGTACAAAAGATGAAGATGAGCAAGTAACACCTCAATCAGGAGATTTAAAAACAGGGGATGTTATTTTAAGTAGAAAAACTGATTATGGAAACGATTGGATTTACTATTCATTCGAAGAAGGAAAAGAAGTAGACTCAACAAATCACAACACTTCTTTAACTTGGGATATTGCTTTTAATCGTTATAATGTAAGAACCAATGGCGGTGAGTCTGGGAGTGGACAAGGTGGTGCTTATGATGCTGGCGAAGTAGACTTTACTTCAGTTCTAGAAGCTAATGAAACAGGTTATATTGTGGATGATACTATTTTAATAGTGGAAGCCTTTACTGGTCAAGGAGTGGAATATATGACCTCTACTGGTAACGACGCTTTTAAAGGATGTATTGAGATGACTCACGGAAACCAAGGTCCTAGCTATGAAGCCAACGATCATGTTTATGTGATAAAAACTGCCAATGGCAAATATGCAAAAGTTTGGATTAAAGGATATTATAGCGAAGGTGGAGCTTCTGGTTTTATCAATATGAAATATGCTTTTCAAGCTGGAGATGGCAGAAAATTTGAATAA
- the pta gene encoding phosphate acetyltransferase, with protein sequence MNFIEGLREEAKKNIQKIVLPEGNEERTLKAADYAIAHQIAEIILIGNPTEIRELAQKYDLTNLEKAQIINPNNFDAFEEYVDLLLEIRGKKIKSREEAEKLVRNPLYLATLLVKNGKADGEVAGAENSTGDVLRPAFQIVKTLPGISVVSGAFFMVFENKEIGDNGIITFADCAVHPNPTASELAEIAVASARTTKAIAGLEPRVALLSFSTKGSAKHEMVDKVVEATAIAQKMAPEFKIDGELQADAAIIPGIGSKKAPDSEIAGRANVLVFPTLEVGNIAYKLVQRLAGAEAVGPVLQGMAAPINDLSRGCSADDIINMIAITSLQAADKF encoded by the coding sequence ATGAATTTTATTGAAGGGCTTAGAGAAGAAGCCAAAAAGAACATCCAAAAAATTGTACTTCCAGAAGGCAATGAAGAAAGAACTTTAAAAGCAGCTGATTATGCTATTGCTCATCAAATTGCCGAAATTATTCTAATTGGAAATCCAACTGAAATTAGAGAATTAGCCCAGAAATATGACTTAACAAATCTTGAAAAAGCTCAAATTATCAATCCTAATAACTTTGATGCTTTTGAAGAGTATGTTGATTTACTATTAGAAATCAGAGGAAAGAAGATTAAAAGCAGAGAAGAAGCTGAAAAACTAGTTCGAAATCCTCTATACCTAGCTACACTATTGGTTAAAAATGGTAAAGCAGATGGAGAAGTAGCTGGTGCTGAAAATTCAACTGGCGATGTTTTACGTCCTGCCTTTCAAATTGTAAAAACCTTACCTGGTATTTCTGTAGTGAGTGGTGCTTTCTTTATGGTTTTCGAAAATAAAGAAATAGGAGACAATGGTATTATCACTTTTGCTGATTGTGCTGTTCATCCTAATCCTACTGCAAGCGAATTAGCAGAAATTGCTGTGGCTAGTGCTCGTACCACCAAGGCTATTGCAGGTTTAGAGCCTCGCGTAGCTCTTTTAAGTTTTTCTACCAAGGGAAGCGCCAAGCACGAAATGGTAGACAAAGTAGTAGAAGCTACAGCCATTGCACAAAAGATGGCTCCAGAATTTAAAATCGATGGCGAATTACAAGCAGATGCAGCTATCATTCCTGGTATTGGAAGTAAAAAAGCTCCGGATAGCGAAATAGCTGGACGAGCAAATGTATTGGTTTTCCCAACTCTTGAAGTTGGAAACATAGCCTATAAATTAGTGCAACGTTTAGCTGGGGCAGAGGCAGTAGGTCCAGTATTGCAAGGAATGGCAGCACCAATCAACGATTTAAGTAGAGGTTGCTCAGCTGATGATATCATCAATATGATTGCGATTACCTCTCTACAAGCGGCAGACAAGTTTTAA
- a CDS encoding acyl transferase: MGNINLFNNHSSEEFKKLSLQLFQKQYQQIPVYRSFVDALKIKPQQVGKLADIPFMPIEFFKDYKVLAKNEKTELLFKSSGTTGMQRSQHFVKSAKVYKESFIKGFEYFYGPITNYIFLALLPSYLENGDSSLVYMADHLIELSKSEDSGFYLNDYSKIIEKLHQLKSSPKKVMLLGVSYALLDLVEMQDFDCPNLTIMETGGMKGRRKEMVREELHEIIRKGFGVEKIHSEYGMTELLSQAYSKGDGIFSCPPWMKIMIRDVNDPLSLLEEGKSGAINIIDLANIHSVSFLATQDLGKITAPNEFQILGRFDNSDIRGCNLLIA; this comes from the coding sequence ATGGGAAACATCAATCTTTTTAACAATCACAGTTCGGAGGAATTCAAAAAGCTGAGTTTGCAGCTGTTTCAGAAGCAATATCAGCAAATTCCAGTGTATCGATCCTTTGTGGATGCTTTGAAAATAAAGCCACAACAGGTAGGGAAATTAGCCGATATTCCATTTATGCCCATAGAGTTTTTTAAAGATTATAAGGTTTTAGCGAAGAACGAGAAGACCGAGTTATTGTTTAAAAGCTCTGGGACAACGGGAATGCAGAGAAGTCAGCATTTTGTAAAATCGGCTAAAGTGTATAAAGAGAGCTTTATAAAAGGTTTTGAGTATTTCTATGGCCCAATTACCAACTATATTTTCCTAGCCCTACTTCCGAGTTATTTAGAGAATGGAGATAGCAGTTTGGTTTATATGGCTGACCATCTGATTGAGCTTTCAAAGAGTGAAGATAGTGGATTCTATCTAAACGATTATTCAAAAATAATAGAAAAACTTCATCAACTGAAAAGCAGTCCTAAAAAAGTCATGCTCTTGGGTGTGAGTTATGCTCTTTTAGATTTGGTGGAAATGCAAGACTTCGATTGCCCAAATCTAACCATCATGGAAACCGGAGGAATGAAAGGAAGAAGGAAGGAAATGGTAAGGGAAGAGTTACACGAGATAATTAGGAAGGGTTTTGGAGTAGAGAAAATACATTCAGAGTATGGTATGACGGAGCTACTGAGTCAAGCTTATAGCAAAGGCGATGGTATTTTCAGCTGTCCACCTTGGATGAAAATCATGATTAGAGATGTGAATGACCCGCTCAGCCTTTTGGAGGAGGGTAAAAGTGGCGCTATCAATATTATTGATTTAGCCAATATACATTCTGTCAGCTTTCTAGCCACACAAGATTTAGGTAAAATAACCGCTCCCAACGAATTTCAGATACTAGGTCGTTTTGACAATAGCGATATTCGAGGTTGTAATTTATTAATTGCTTAG
- a CDS encoding TonB-dependent receptor produces the protein MKSIIAFLLSSTILLVALQGIAQSTIEIVDIETLKPIPYAHLSFESIQTKKKSYSITSLEGKSDNSVSEKSIIVISFTGYKTVLDTILPGEDKKYKLSTDLMNLDQVVVTATRTSKKLKDVPVITQLLLAEEIESRGITEIGSLLEDEVPGVEIHQAGYGADIKIQGLDANYVLFLIDGERMAGETEGNVDYSRINMNDVERVEIVKGASSALYGSQAMGGVINIITKKPNNKVEFSLGGKYGEMNQTSYPDLKSNDDFYFYKSKLDLPNLNLHGTLGFNLNKFMSKTNFNIKSSDAYILTSSDSLHKDYVDHDLKGVELPTMHIPGNEDYSISQLFEYQVTDKWRMRANANYYKHNIYDFKKDNIYDGYEDFNFGLKSIFSFSELSNLELSYNDDTYHKYEVNERIDWKNKLYNHHFYNPKAILNQRINEQHFLTVGLEDLAEELATMMFSSAIDSLVSKSSNTIIAYAQDDYQINSKWNMIGGFRMDHHSTYGTHLTPKLSMMYKLIPVTFRANYAMGFRSPTLKELYMDWSMLGMFDIKGNENLIPETNNYLSFSAEYTRSVFNISANFYQNWFKNKIGGYWSFDEYGKQVYNYTNIDKSQMHGLEVLFKYNIKRNFFISGGYSYIKDSQEMNNKSISAISPHSGNIRFEYTLTKRIYQLKVNLTGKFTGAKDYYELDDIEVNGQQEVGSYLAHYDPFSMWKFTISQSFHNGIYLVIGVDNIFDYKAPIVSNNSSLSPGRRGYISLNLKVDHLYREFRSLIQK, from the coding sequence ATGAAAAGCATTATTGCATTTTTGTTGAGCTCAACTATATTACTAGTTGCTCTACAGGGAATAGCACAAAGCACGATTGAAATTGTTGATATCGAAACTCTAAAACCCATTCCTTATGCTCATTTGAGCTTCGAGTCCATACAAACAAAAAAGAAATCCTATTCCATTACTTCTTTAGAAGGCAAATCCGATAATAGTGTATCTGAAAAGAGCATCATCGTCATATCCTTTACTGGCTATAAAACTGTTCTAGATACCATTTTACCTGGAGAGGATAAGAAATACAAATTAAGTACTGACCTCATGAACCTCGATCAAGTAGTTGTGACCGCAACTCGAACTTCTAAAAAACTAAAAGACGTTCCAGTAATCACACAGCTATTATTAGCAGAAGAAATTGAAAGTAGAGGAATCACAGAAATAGGATCTTTACTAGAGGATGAAGTCCCTGGTGTAGAAATTCATCAGGCTGGTTATGGAGCAGATATTAAAATACAAGGCTTAGATGCCAACTACGTTCTTTTTTTAATAGATGGTGAAAGAATGGCTGGAGAAACAGAGGGAAATGTTGATTATAGCAGAATTAATATGAACGATGTGGAACGCGTAGAAATAGTAAAAGGAGCCTCCTCTGCATTATATGGTTCTCAAGCTATGGGAGGTGTTATCAATATCATCACTAAAAAACCCAATAACAAAGTTGAATTTAGTTTAGGTGGCAAGTATGGGGAGATGAATCAGACAAGCTATCCAGATTTAAAATCTAATGACGACTTCTACTTCTATAAAAGCAAATTAGATCTACCCAATTTAAATCTTCATGGTACTTTAGGTTTCAACTTGAATAAATTCATGTCCAAGACTAATTTTAATATTAAAAGCTCCGATGCTTATATTTTAACTAGTAGTGATTCATTACATAAGGATTATGTAGATCATGATTTAAAAGGAGTAGAACTACCGACCATGCATATCCCCGGAAATGAAGACTATAGTATTTCACAATTATTCGAGTACCAAGTGACTGATAAGTGGCGGATGAGAGCAAATGCTAATTACTATAAACATAATATCTACGATTTTAAAAAAGACAATATTTATGATGGATATGAGGATTTTAATTTCGGATTAAAATCTATTTTTAGTTTTTCTGAACTATCTAACTTAGAGCTCTCTTATAATGATGATACGTATCATAAGTATGAAGTAAATGAAAGAATAGATTGGAAGAACAAACTATATAATCATCATTTTTATAATCCAAAAGCTATTCTTAATCAGCGTATCAATGAACAGCACTTTTTAACTGTAGGATTAGAAGATCTGGCTGAAGAACTGGCCACAATGATGTTTTCAAGTGCTATTGATTCATTAGTTAGTAAATCCTCAAATACCATCATTGCCTATGCACAAGATGATTATCAGATAAACTCAAAATGGAATATGATTGGAGGATTTAGGATGGACCACCACAGTACATATGGCACTCATCTCACTCCAAAACTATCTATGATGTATAAACTGATTCCTGTGACTTTTAGAGCGAATTATGCTATGGGATTCCGCTCCCCCACACTTAAAGAACTGTATATGGATTGGTCTATGTTAGGCATGTTCGATATTAAAGGAAATGAAAATCTAATCCCAGAAACCAATAATTACCTCTCCTTTTCAGCAGAATATACACGTTCTGTTTTCAACATTAGCGCAAATTTTTATCAGAACTGGTTTAAAAACAAAATAGGTGGCTATTGGTCTTTTGATGAATATGGTAAACAAGTATATAATTATACCAATATCGACAAATCCCAAATGCATGGACTAGAAGTTTTGTTTAAATATAATATTAAGAGAAATTTCTTTATTTCTGGTGGATATAGCTATATCAAAGATTCACAAGAAATGAATAATAAGAGTATATCTGCCATATCACCACATAGTGGAAACATCAGGTTTGAATACACCTTAACCAAGCGAATTTATCAGCTAAAGGTCAATCTCACAGGAAAGTTTACGGGAGCAAAAGACTATTATGAGTTAGACGATATTGAAGTAAATGGACAACAGGAAGTTGGTTCCTATTTAGCCCATTACGATCCTTTCTCTATGTGGAAATTCACCATCTCTCAAAGCTTTCATAATGGTATTTACTTAGTTATTGGGGTAGATAATATCTTTGACTATAAAGCTCCAATCGTTAGCAATAATAGTAGCCTTTCACCTGGGCGAAGAGGCTATATCAGCCTTAATTTAAAGGTCGACCATTTATATAGAGAATTTCGTTCTCTCATTCAGAAATAA
- a CDS encoding 3-hydroxyacyl-CoA dehydrogenase family protein, which translates to MAETLADFALGKKIVQEGSLQKVGVVGAGTTGQQIIRLVSKAGIDVVFVDVSEERVQQIFDALDKQLDEKINRWGLTAGEKRAMLSRIQGSSDFSILKGSNIVIETIHSKKKGTSLDLRRDVFKKIEAVVDEKTTIVSNTATLNISEISEVLDIPERAMGLHFILPVDQVKIVEAVRTIKTDDRSYDCITKFIRMVGKEMVEVQESPGNISTRMIVPLINEACSILLEGVASVPDIDKTIKHTTGYQTGPFELADNMGLDKVLKWMDNLYSEFGEIRYKPSPIIKRLVRAGMVGRLSGEGFYSYPNGKRTPKKGDIQHLGRIS; encoded by the coding sequence ATGGCTGAAACATTAGCAGATTTTGCATTAGGCAAAAAAATTGTACAAGAAGGAAGCCTTCAAAAGGTTGGAGTTGTTGGAGCCGGAACCACCGGACAACAAATTATTCGTCTTGTAAGCAAAGCCGGGATCGACGTAGTTTTCGTGGATGTTAGCGAAGAGAGAGTTCAACAGATTTTTGACGCTCTAGATAAGCAATTGGATGAAAAAATTAACCGTTGGGGTTTAACCGCAGGAGAAAAAAGGGCTATGCTAAGCCGTATTCAAGGCTCAAGCGACTTCTCTATCCTTAAAGGCAGTAATATTGTTATCGAAACCATTCACTCTAAGAAAAAAGGAACTAGCTTAGATCTTAGAAGAGATGTTTTCAAGAAAATTGAAGCCGTGGTTGATGAAAAAACAACTATAGTATCCAATACAGCTACCTTAAATATTTCTGAGATTTCTGAGGTATTGGACATCCCTGAAAGGGCCATGGGATTACATTTTATTCTTCCAGTAGATCAAGTAAAAATAGTAGAAGCGGTAAGAACCATCAAAACAGATGACAGAAGCTACGACTGTATTACTAAATTCATTAGAATGGTAGGTAAAGAAATGGTTGAAGTACAAGAATCTCCTGGTAATATCAGTACTCGTATGATTGTCCCATTAATCAACGAAGCTTGTAGCATCCTTTTAGAAGGTGTTGCTTCAGTTCCTGATATCGACAAAACCATTAAACATACAACAGGTTATCAAACTGGACCTTTCGAATTGGCAGATAATATGGGCCTCGATAAGGTATTGAAATGGATGGACAATCTATATAGCGAGTTTGGTGAAATCAGATACAAGCCTTCTCCAATCATTAAGAGATTGGTAAGAGCAGGCATGGTTGGTCGTTTGTCGGGCGAAGGATTTTATTCTTATCCTAATGGCAAGCGCACACCAAAAAAAGGAGATATTCAGCATTTAGGTCGCATTTCATAA
- a CDS encoding glycoside hydrolase family 9 protein, protein MKKTIFLSLILAFALFSCNGPKPNKTNISDAIRINQIGYYPHSVKEFVLADIEGESFELLNAQKEVVFSGKLIHKGTWQASGEKVMMGDFSEFKTPGNYTILIDDELASYPFEIKENLYQEALHSAIKSYYFQRASMAIVEKHGGEFARAAGHPDDNCTYHPSSGRSEGTLNSPGGWYDAGDYGKYIVNAALSTGQMLYLVEQYPEAIKDGALNIPESGNSVSDLMDELKYELDWISTMQDKDGGVYHKLTAKGFSGFIMPENYDLERMIIGKGTDATLNFAAVLAQASRLYQTIDPEWSSKALASSKKAWKWAMANNDIAYSNPEDVSTGPYDDDIFEDDFYWAASELFITTKDQKYLNYILEYPQEYQHQLTNSWKFFIRNNAFHSLLENTDLINLELAQELKQSHLKLADGILAQIKENPYQVALERYEWGSNSDVLNQAMILCVAHRISGEEKYLIGAEQINDYIYGKNATAYCFLTGFGSKRVMFPHHRPSGADGIEDPIPGFIIGGPNAHRQDKSQVSYTSEFSAKSYMDVEASYASNEVCINWNAPAVYVLAYLQENRK, encoded by the coding sequence ATGAAAAAGACTATTTTTCTAAGCCTTATTCTTGCGTTTGCACTTTTTTCTTGCAATGGCCCAAAGCCCAATAAAACTAACATATCTGATGCCATCAGAATAAATCAGATAGGATATTATCCTCATTCTGTTAAGGAATTTGTTTTGGCTGATATTGAAGGTGAAAGCTTCGAACTTCTCAATGCCCAAAAAGAAGTAGTTTTCTCAGGAAAGCTAATCCATAAAGGCACATGGCAGGCATCGGGTGAAAAAGTAATGATGGGAGATTTTTCCGAATTTAAAACACCTGGGAATTATACTATTCTGATAGATGATGAATTAGCATCATATCCTTTTGAAATAAAGGAAAACCTTTACCAAGAAGCGCTCCATTCTGCTATTAAAAGCTATTATTTTCAAAGAGCTTCCATGGCTATTGTTGAAAAACACGGAGGTGAATTCGCAAGAGCAGCTGGGCATCCAGATGACAATTGTACTTATCACCCTTCAAGTGGAAGAAGTGAAGGAACATTAAACTCTCCAGGAGGATGGTACGATGCAGGAGATTATGGTAAATATATTGTAAATGCTGCTTTATCAACTGGGCAAATGTTATATTTAGTGGAGCAATATCCCGAAGCCATTAAAGATGGAGCCTTGAATATTCCTGAGAGTGGAAATTCAGTAAGTGATTTAATGGACGAGTTAAAATACGAGTTAGACTGGATCAGTACTATGCAAGATAAGGATGGCGGCGTTTATCATAAACTAACGGCAAAAGGTTTTAGCGGTTTCATTATGCCTGAGAACTATGACCTAGAGCGCATGATTATAGGAAAAGGAACTGATGCTACATTAAACTTTGCTGCTGTTTTGGCTCAAGCTTCTCGTCTCTACCAAACTATTGATCCCGAATGGTCCTCAAAAGCTTTAGCCTCCTCAAAAAAAGCCTGGAAATGGGCCATGGCTAATAATGATATAGCTTATAGCAATCCTGAAGATGTGAGTACAGGCCCTTACGATGATGATATATTTGAAGATGACTTTTATTGGGCTGCAAGTGAATTATTCATTACTACAAAAGACCAAAAATATTTAAATTATATTTTAGAATACCCTCAAGAATACCAACACCAGCTTACTAATTCTTGGAAGTTTTTTATTAGAAATAATGCTTTTCACTCTTTATTGGAAAACACAGATTTGATAAACCTAGAACTCGCACAAGAATTAAAACAAAGTCATTTGAAATTAGCGGATGGTATTTTAGCTCAAATAAAAGAAAATCCATATCAAGTCGCCTTGGAAAGATACGAATGGGGTTCTAATAGCGATGTACTCAATCAAGCTATGATTTTATGTGTGGCCCATAGAATTTCTGGAGAGGAGAAATATTTGATTGGTGCAGAGCAAATCAACGACTATATCTACGGAAAGAATGCAACAGCCTATTGTTTCTTAACTGGTTTTGGTTCTAAAAGAGTGATGTTCCCTCACCACAGACCTAGTGGTGCCGATGGCATTGAAGATCCTATTCCTGGTTTTATCATAGGTGGACCAAACGCTCACCGTCAAGATAAATCACAGGTGTCCTATACTTCAGAATTTTCAGCAAAATCTTATATGGATGTGGAAGCTTCTTATGCCTCTAACGAAGTTTGTATCAACTGGAATGCTCCTGCAGTTTATGTTTTAGCCTATCTTCAAGAGAATAGAAAATAA